The Ananas comosus cultivar F153 linkage group 4, ASM154086v1, whole genome shotgun sequence region GTgcattaatttatttctaacttTTAACAGACATGATTATATACTTTTGTAATGATATGTACCTTTTTTAGTACTTTTAATAGCTATACATATGCATAATTATAtgttttttgtaattaatttgcAAGTAATTTGCAGGTTTCCAAGCGCTCTCAAGGGTTCCTCATCTGCAAGCCGAGAACCCAATGAAACATAGAACTAGTTGAAATAAAACAAGTTTCAGTGGCCCGTGCATTCGATAGTAGAAGAATTCCACCATCAAATTCCAAGTCCTGAGGAGAGCCAAAGAAAGGATAGTGCTAACCATTATAAAAGGAGGGTTAAATCTGTTTTATGACGCTAAAATACAGGATACCTAAAGTAAACTGATGCAAAGAGAATGCAAATTGTTAGAGTGACGCATAATTTCAAACTGAGGACACATTAGAAATTCTTGTTTCGCAAGAGAACTTATGCATGCATGTTgagcaatatatatattcttcggAATGAATTATTCCTGTGGAACCAGTGatcaactttttgaaaaatgcaGGAATAATGAATTTTCTTTCGTCCGCCTTTCTCTCATATGCTGACAACGCCTTTCTCTCATATAGACAGCAAAGTATCATGAATAACAATTTGTACCTCTGAGTGTTGATGTAGTAAATCGTCTTGCATTATGGGCCTGGAGCATTCAACGATCAAGAGAATTTGCCGATTTTACTTTGCTGAGGACATATAACATCTTCCTGACAAAAGTAAAGCCTCATTGGAGAGATTGTGACTTGAAAGTAGTGGCCATGGTAATAATTTATCAAAAGGAGTCATCATCACTATCTTCATAATCAGCATCTTCATCGCACTCAGAACCAGACTCATCTTCTTCCCTGGGCTGTAACAGAGTTTTCATGTCAAACACCGGTTCTGCTTCTACTTCCTCAATCCCAATAGAATCGTACTGCATCCGCTCTTCAAACTTTGCATCACTGCAATTAAGCATCCATCCAAGAGAGCACTTCAGGCCCTTCTTGACTATCATCTGATTCCTGGGTCGTATTGTGGACTCCAGACCGTACGTAAAGAAAGCAGGGAAATCGACCAGTTCCTCTAAATCCCTATCCATCTCACTATGGAAATACTCGAAGCTCATCTTCATAATATCCAGATTCAAAGCAAGCAACTGCGGACACCCGATAACCATCTTACTCACCTGCTTCAACAAAAACCCACAGCTTTTCAAGAACTCAACATGCTTCAATATGGCGGAGCGGCTGAGACTAACAGCCTGAGGCATCTTCTCGATCACCCTCCCGAATTCATCACGATCCACGAGAACGCTCGATTCGAACAAGCTCTGCTGTGCGGCAAGCTTAGCCCTCAGCTCCATTCCTAATATATCCGGATACTGCGCCACCACAGAAGCTAAAGACTCCTCTTTTATGCCAAACTCGACGAGAGCCCCCACATTGGGCTTCACTTGATCTTCCAAGCTGAACCCTAGAATGTGCGGCCTTTTCTCGATCAATCTCGCGACGGCGAGCGTCGGCAAACCGATGCCCTCAAGGTGCTCGACGAAAGGCTTGATCACCCTCCCCACCCGCATACCCAGAACTTCCGGATAGCGGGTGAGAACGCCGCCCAACTCTCTCCGCGCCACTCCGATCCCTATTAAATAAGCCACTGACGTGCTCATAGTACCCTCCAATTTGAACCCCAGAAGCTCGGGATAGCGCTCGAGCACGCGGGGGACGTGGGCGGGCTTGATGTCCATCCCTTGCAGGTACTTGACGACGGGGGCGAGGTCGACGACGACGCTGGCGTGGAGAACCTGCGGGTAGCGGCGGAGGAAGTCGGTGAGGGCGGAGCGGCGCACGCCGATCTTGCCGAGGTAGTCGAGGACGGGGACCATGTTCTTCTTGACGCTGCAGCCGAGGACGAGGGGGTAGGCGTTGATGTCGGCGACGGAGAGGCCGAGGGAGCGGAGGAAGTCGACGCGCTCGCGCATGACGTCGACGGTGGCGGGGAGCTCGAGGCCGTCGAGCTCGTCGGGGACGACGCCGAGGGAGCGGAGGAAGTCGTACACCTGGGCGCGGGTGGCGGCGCGGGCGGCCTTCATCTCGGCGAGGCTGGGCCGGGCGTAGAGGGAGGACGCCCGAGGGGGGTTGCTCTTGGCCTGTTCCGATTtgcgccgcggcggaggagggtggCGGGCCGGAGCAGATGGTGCcgacgcggcggcggagattGTTCTGCAGTATAGGATTTTGAGGGGTgcttggtggtggtggtggtggtgcggGGTGAGGCGGGGGAAGCAGGGGATGGGGGGTTTGGGgtgggaggagaagaggagggcCTTCATTGCTGTGTTGTGTGATAAGCCGCTGGCTCGCAcaattctttctctcttttgtggaATTGATAAGTGAAGCGATGAGGCAATGGGGATGATAAAGAGCTAACGAAGGGGAGAAGACGGCGGGCCTCAGCATTCACCTCTCTCGGCCGGGGGCAGCAGGCTGCGCGGACAGTAAACGATCGATTAGATATTTGGAGAGCCAGCGAATTTGCTAAAAGAGGCCGTGGTTTTATCAATTTTCTCAGAACCTCCTAACCCATTATCCAACCGGGGTTTCAcgattgagtttttttttttttttttgggaaaacttcaaaaaaaccccaCGTGGTTTCgttgtttctcactttgcccccctgtggtttaaaatgtatcaaattgtctccatgtgatttcgtttttatcttttcggtagctttttcgttaatatttcattaaattatatacaaaaaacttcagatacccatctagatttatcaaatatttactttagtaccctttaattttaactttatcactgatttaagaaaaaaaataatgaaattgataagaaaaagagaaaaaagaaaccacgggggggcaaattgatacattttaaggAAAAGTCTACCTGTACTCCTATAGAAAGGTGTATATCCTACAACTATCAGATCCAATGGCTGATATTAATCCACTAGCACAGTAGCTTCTAACCTCACACCTTTTTTACTTCTTGCTAAGTACTAATTTAAACCCTACTACACTTCTCTCTTCCGCACAGTCTCTCGCTATCTCtgtttctcgctctctctcgcttcCTCGCTTCTCTCGCTCCCTCGCCTCTCGTCATCTCGCGCTTTcccctttctcttctctcactcTCGCTCGCAGGGCACTCCACTCCATCGGGCAGAAGTTGGCAGCGCTCGTTCACACATCTCGTGTCCGAAGCCGTCTCGAAGGTGTCTCTGCCTCGCCTTTCTCCATTGGTAGGAGGTCGCCTCTCAACTGCTCCTGTCACATCCAGTACCTGTGACGCATTCCTTCAGTCGTGAGCGTCCGAAATTGGGAACGAATTTCGGAGCTAATTCGGCCACAACCGAAACAGATGATTCAACTCAAACAgagcattttttaaaatttctataatcttttattttcaatttttaatttaatacaaaatgtATATTTTGGGGTTTAAGGTGCAGCTACGGATTGTCTTTGCGTGCTCCCGATTTCGTCACGAATAggtgattaatttattttagacaCCGTGGTATATTTGctggtatattatattttatgttgcatttttaagaataaagaatttatagattaggatttagggtttaggtttacaATGTTCTATTATGCCAGCTGATAGGAGTGTCACAATCCATTGATTGTGAATTCTATTATGCAAGCTTGTGGTTAGAATGTTCTATTAGGCCAGCTGATAGGATATTCACAATCCATGTGACAGTGAGCAGTTCtaatagggtttagggtttagatgTTCCTTTTTTATGGTTCCGAACATGTATGAGTTGCATCGTACCCTCTTATGGCATAATATAACATCctagggcataatagaacactcCTATCAGGCTGGCAGATTATGAACACTTTGACTAAATAATAGAATAGATGTAAAggtaatagaacactcttataaGTTTATAGTTGTGAACACtgttttagaatttagaaaCATTTCTTCCTTTTAGTCCAGAGGAATATCCATTTTGGTAGGGCTGCCAGCAGAGGGGAAACCAATAGAATGGCAGAGCAAGAGTGTAAAAGTCGAGCACCgttgataaatattttgatgGTGACTATCGCATGCCGATAGGTCGAAATTAAGACATATTTTGTACagtattatataaatttagtcaACGCGTATTTTCTTGCGAACTGAAGTTGCGGTGAGTTTGATGCCTTCACTATTATATTAGTTGTTATCTATTTTGTTTTCTGTTTCTATGTTATCTTGTTTTCTGAACATGCTTTCTTGTTCCGCATCTATACGTCACTATTATATTAATCCAGTAACAGCTATTTTGTGAGGAGTGGCATTTGGATCCGCATCTATACGTCACTTTCTAGATGAAATAAATACACAAACCTGCAACACTTGTAGATATGTACTATTCCGTTACATAGTAATTGCGTTGGCATTTGCTATCGATTGATTGAAGGACGGCGTTTTAAGAGTTGGAACTCTTTGTGGAGCCACAGCGGGGCACAGGACGTCGGCACAGCTGgctgtattattttattattctcagTAGACAGAgtgttttagttatttattaacGCAACAGTAACATCTACTATTTACTCGTTTGAATaattaaccatttttttttgtcttggaAAGGCGAAATGGTTTGCGTTCTATTTTGAGCAATCCTTCAAATCCCTGTCGGCGCTCCTGACATCATATTTCATAAGGAATGTCAACAACAGGGTTCCATCGAAGTTGATTTATGGCATGTACACATGCCTTTTTGCCGAAAAGAATCGTAGAGAAACGGCCTCCCCGATCTATCATTCTGTACGATAATGACCCTCCCTCCTTCTGCTCCATATGGTCAGTGCGATCTTAAAGGAACCATGTTGTCTGACATATACTTCTATGATTGAGTGCATAGTCGCAAAAGATGATGTCTGAATGTTATAGGATTTCTGCAATTGTTACTGGTACTGTAACGtgtgttttatatattattgtgcAATGTGAATGGTACTGGGcaattgtatatatatgattgtgaatgtACAATTGTGCACATTGTGAGTGGTCGTTCATAAGATTTTCATATATGATGTGATGTGCAATTGTGAATTTATGACTGGTAATCTTGTATTTTGCTTAATCATATTCTTGATTTATTTTGTGTAATGTTGAGTTGTTGATAAGAGTCTAGTTAATTTATCCTATTGATGTAATGTGTCAATACCGGATGTCATTTTCTCCGTTTTATCATAGATGGAGATTactcaaattttattatgtttgcaaaataatttatgagaGTATTCGTATCGGAGATAGACATTCGAAAAGTGCAATGGCACCTGTTGAGATTGATGATGTCCCTGTGCCGGTTAGGAGGTGCAGGTAAGTATTGAGTGTCGTCGCAACTACAATACAAGCAACGAAAGGGTCAGATTCACCTTCTGTTAGCGCTCAAGTCCTTCTTAAATCACTTATGGGTGTATCTTTAGCCCTATAGATGTTCCCAGAAGTGGTATAAACtgtctattttaagctataacagcacagtaaagggtaccatatagaaATGGTAATAAAGATGTGGCTGGTATTTGGTGTGCTCTTAGTCTTACAGATGTTCCGGTGTGATATAACtattctattttaagctataaccgcacaacccaaagctaccatatagaagtagatagatgagaagtggcaggtatatgggtgtactttttagccctacagatgttccgatgGTGGTATACACTGTTCTAGCtttttaagctataacagcacaagCAAAGGAGACCATATAGAAATTGGACATATAAATGTGGCAAGtatttgggtgtgctctttagccctacagatgtttcgGGGTGTGTATAAACTGTttcattttaagttataaccgcacaacccaaggctaccatatagaagcAGATGATAGAAGTGACGGGTATTGAGTATACtatttagccctacagatgttccgaggagtggtatatactgttctattttaagctataacagcaaAAGTAAAGGGTatcatatagaagtggacatatagatgtggcaggtatttggGTGTGTCTTTTAGCCCTGCAGATGTTCGGGGTGTGgtataactattttattttaagttataaccgCACACCCAAGGCTACCATAatagaagtagatagataaaagtgcaggtatatgggtgtactcttaGCCTACAGATATTCCGAcgagtggtataactgttctattttaaactataacagcacaagtaaagcGGACCATATAAATTGGACATATAATGTGGGCGGATATTTGGGTGTGCTCTTACCCCTATAGATGTTCCAGGGTGTGGTATaatgttccattttaagctataaccgcaCAACCAAGACTACCATAATAGAAGTAGATAGAAGAAGTGGCAGATATATGGGTGTaatctttagccctacagatgttccaggagtggtataactgttctattttaagttataacagcacaagtaaaaggtaccatatagaagtggacatatagatatggcaggtatttgggtgcgctctttagccctacagatgttccggagTGTGGTATAACTATttcattttaagctataaccgcaCACCCAGGCTACCATATAGAGTAGATAGAGATAAGTGACagtatatgggtgtactctttacgctacagatgttccgaggagtggtataactgtttattttaaacataacagcacaagtaaagcGGACCATATAGAattggacatatagatgtggcaggtttTAGATGTGCTCTTTACCCTACAGATGTTCGGGGTGTTGTATAattgttccattttaagctataaccgcacaacccaagggctaccatatagaagtagatagatagaagtggcaggtatatgtGGGTGTACTATTTAGCCTACAAGATGTTCcgaggagtggtataactgttctattttaagttataacagcacaagtaaaaggtaccatatagaagtggacaaatagatgtggcaggtatttgggtgtgcttttagccctacagatattTCAGGGTGGGTATAACTAttcattttaagctataaccgcacaacccaaggctaccataagaaatagatagatagaagtggcaggtatatgggtgtactctttagccatacagatgttccggggtgttgttataactgttccattttaagttataaccgcacaacccaaggTACTATATAAGAAGTAATAGATAGAAttgcaggtatatgggtgtactctttagccctaAAACACGATGTTCCGaggtgtggtataactgttctattttaagctataacagcacaagtaaagggtACCCTATAGAattggacatatagatgtggcaggtatttgggtgtgctctttagccctacagatgttccggggtgtggtataactgtttCATTTTAAGTTATGACCGCACAACCTAAGGCTACCATATggaaatagatagatagaaatggcaggtatatgggtgctctttagccctacagacgTTCCCAgaagtggtataactgttctattttaagctataacagcacaagtaaagggtACCGTATAGAAGTGGACATTTAGATGTGGCAGAtatttgggtgtgctctttagccctacagatgttccggagtgtggtataactgttccattttaagctataaccacACAATCCAAGGCTGccatatagaagtagatagatagaagtggcaggtatatgggtgtactctttagccctacagatgttccgaggaGTGATATAACtattctattttaagctataacagcacaagtaaagggtatcatatagaagtggacatatagatgtggcaggtatttgggtgtgctctttagccctataGATATTCCggggtgtggtataactgttccacTTTATGCTGTAACCGCACAACTCAAgactaccatatagaagtagatagatagaagtggcaggtatatgggtgtactctttagccctacagatgttccgaggtgtggtataactgttctattttaagctataacagcacaagtaaagaGTACCATATAAAAGtagacatatagatgtggcaggtatttgggtgtgctctttaatcctacagatgttccggggagtggtataactgttctattttaagttataatagcacaagtaaagggtaccatatagaagtggacatatagatatgaCAGGTATTTGTGTGTGCTTTTTAGCCTTATAGATGTTCTAGGGAGTGGTATAGATGTCTATGGGTCTGCTCTTTTGCCCTACAAATGTTCCGGAGAGTGGTATAACAgttctattttaaactataaccGCACATTACATATAGAAGTGGATTAACAttagaacaaaattttttttttcgccatAAGTTGTAATATGATATTACAATAAAACGTAGAATTTAAAGCAACAAAACCATATTGCATCAGGACCattgatataatataaaatctatCACAAAATACTACAACATGTTATATTTGTACAACACAACGACTAACATAacaatactatttttttattattacagCCTGCATGATACAGGGTGGTCATGTACCCTTACCACACAAGTTATAGCAGGATGACCACATTATCCCACTTACTATCCCATACATGACAAAAATGGTCAATTTccgtctttttctttttgctgcaGCTGCGGCTTCTTCCCGCAACTTATTATTGCTTTCTAGTAAACCATTAACCATTGAGATACTCCGGCTCGTAAATTGTGGGTCGTACCACCCAAAATAATTACAAGTGTTACTCTCTTGCATCTGAAAGATAAGACAAAttacacataaaataatgtCCATATATGAATCAACAGGTTTATAGTAACTAGCTTTACCCTATATCTTGGACAGCCATAAAATCTCCGACCCGGATTGTTTTGTGTCCAAGAGGTCTTAATCGTACATGGCAATCCACAATGGCAGAGCGGTGTGGATTGGTTGCTTCGACTGCTCGAAGTTGTAAAGCTTGAATCCATCTAACttgtaatattataaaaataagaaatgcaTACAAACTGACGCAATATTACGACAGATAGTTAGTACAAATATTGATTATAAATCTGGCACATAccgtaaaataatttaaaaactttaaatgccAGAGTTATATGTACATAACATCAATAGCGGAGCTTATTATCTAATATATACTATTGTAGGTGGAGAATCAACAAAATTATCATCACTATCACAACTAATATATGTCCTAATCAGTCGAGGTTCACTATGCACAGTTCTCTTCGTTCGAAATATTACACTGTTCTTTGGAGGTGGATCAACAAAATTGTCGTCGCTGTCACCGGTATCAGAGATTGTAGTTACAGTGATCCGGAAGAGATTGTTGATTTTCTCGAAACCGACCGTTCACGTGATCGTAAATTGATTGACATCTGATGTGACGCAAAGCACATTTTCGGCCGCGTTAGCTCTATAATTAAACTTGGAGTGGCGATTTTGCTGTTATTCATGGACTTTGCAAAGCTGCGGCCGACCTACAACTTTGTAGGATCAATTACAACAATGTTAGGCACTTAGGGCGATGTAAACGCGAGCGAGAAACGCGAGCGCGATGCTGGGGGTCATGGCGCTCGTGTTCGGCGAGCGTAGCTCGTCTAATAAGGTATACGCAGCGAGGGCCGAAACCATTCAGCTCGGCGTAGTTTGGCTCGTGTTTTATATATAACGAGCCGACCAGAGCGCGGAGCTTTGAGCTTCGACGGAGCACGAAACAGTCGGACATCAAGGCTCGTAGTTTTTGTGCCATGACGAGAGGCATGGCGATTAATTAACATATGCTAACCTTCAGACCATCGCGCGGGAAGGTCATCGTTTTGTGACTCGCTTCAGGCACAGCCTGCAATATTCTATTTCTGTGTTCGCATAATGCTTATAAGATTAAAAACAGGGCATCAAAGGGAGTCCAAATTGATAAGAGTCAGTGCCGCAATTTAGTGGTGCCTTGACCGATATATTTAACAGTCGGCTAATAGCGCtcccctctttctttcttcatggccatctcaaaaatattaaatggcGGGGGCAAATATAATAGGCACTCGCAAACTAAACAAAATCTTCAAGTAAACATTCCGCCAGCCGCGTGCTAAGAGTCATAGTATAAGTACTGAGAGTTGGTAATACTAAATTAGAATCACATCGTGAGCAGAGGAACTATTTGTCAAAGATTTAGCACATCATACAAATTCTACTATGccctaaaaaatatatcttatcAGCTATTAACAGTATAGACTCATTCATATACGAGCATCCAAATGCAGTGATTGAATGTAATCCAAATAATTCATCAAGCAATGTcaacaaatacaaaataatatacTCTAAAAGAAATGTAAGGCATCTCATACGGCTGTTATAGTATGCGTCAGGCAGTGTACGAATCGTTGAGTTCGGACGGTAAACCACCTGTCGGTTCAATTTTGGCCGCATTCTACGATTGTCGGCCTCCGTACTTTGGCCCGCGTCCAATTTGATGGCGCAGAAATGCCGGGCATTCGGCGATGcttctttctccttcctctcGTATCTCAGGAGCCTGTATTTCTAGCACAGGCACAAACTGCCTCTCCGCTCCCAATATGCTCGCGGCCCTGGCCCTCGCTGCTCATTCTCCGGCGCCGCTGCTAACCCGCCGCCTGCCCAGCTCGAGCTTACTTCTCTCTCTGCTCCGCTCCGCTGTCGCCACCTCGGCGTCACGCGCTCTCTCTCTTGATAGGGCTCGGGACAGCTGGACATGCGCTCGCTCGCCGCCCTGCTCTCGTTCAGCGCTGGGCCGGGCGTGTGCGGGCGCCTACTCCTAACGTCTCTTTAGGCTCGCTGGGCGCCAACAAAGCAGCGAGACAAAAGAGGGAAAAGCGTGAGANNNNNNNNNNNNNNNNNNNNNNNNNTTTGAACCACGCTTCACTCGTAATTATTTACACTTTGTACGCAAAGCACATTTTCGGCCCGTACTTAATTAACTTGGAGTGCGATTTTCTGTATCTAGCTTTGAAACTCGTACCTACAATATTTAGGCATCAATTACACAATGTTACACTTAGGAGGTTAACGAGCCGAACTACGAGCGAGCTGGGTCGCTCGTGTTCGGCGAGCGTGCTCGTTAAAGTATCAGAGCCGAAACATTCAGCTCGTGTTTGCTCGTTTTAATTACGAGCGAAGACGAGTTGGCTCACGAGCCGAAACATTCAGCTCGTGTTTTTCCATGACGAGAGCATGCGATTATTACATATGTACCTTGCCATCGGTCATTTTTGTTGACCTCTTTACAACTGcaaatttctaatttcttgTGCTAATgcttatagaaattaaaaacggccatcaaaattgataaaagtCA contains the following coding sequences:
- the LOC109709375 gene encoding transcription termination factor MTERF4, chloroplastic, yielding MKALLFSSHPKPPIPCFPRLTPHHHHHHQAPLKILYCRTISAAASAPSAPARHPPPPRRKSEQAKSNPPRASSLYARPSLAEMKAARAATRAQVYDFLRSLGVVPDELDGLELPATVDVMRERVDFLRSLGLSVADINAYPLVLGCSVKKNMVPVLDYLGKIGVRRSALTDFLRRYPQVLHASVVVDLAPVVKYLQGMDIKPAHVPRVLERYPELLGFKLEGTMSTSVAYLIGIGVARRELGGVLTRYPEVLGMRVGRVIKPFVEHLEGIGLPTLAVARLIEKRPHILGFSLEDQVKPNVGALVEFGIKEESLASVVAQYPDILGMELRAKLAAQQSLFESSVLVDRDEFGRVIEKMPQAVSLSRSAILKHVEFLKSCGFLLKQVSKMVIGCPQLLALNLDIMKMSFEYFHSEMDRDLEELVDFPAFFTYGLESTIRPRNQMIVKKGLKCSLGWMLNCSDAKFEERMQYDSIGIEEVEAEPVFDMKTLLQPREEDESGSECDEDADYEDSDDDSF